Within the Candidatus Poribacteria bacterium genome, the region GGTTGAACAACTCAACACCTTTGAACCCGACTTTGTGGTTCATGGTGGAGATATCGTGTGTGGTGGTAAGAGTTTCGACATGTCTGCTGAAGAATATGAAGCCACGCTTGACGGTGCGAAACAACTCGGACAACGCATGAATGCCCCCTGCTATTACATCCCGGGTAATCACGATTTACATCCGGAGACAGGTTCCAAAGATGCCTTCTTGGCACGTTTCAGCACCAACGGCATGGGCTCCATCAGTTTTGTGCA harbors:
- a CDS encoding metallophosphoesterase, whose product is MILFKFAFITDTHLYLNAPRNFAGGLQQQKNSLALYEKLVEQLNTFEPDFVVHGGDIVCGGKSFDMSAEEYEATLDGAKQLGQRMNAPCYYIPGNHDLHPETGSKDAFLARFSTNGMGSISFVHENIRFILLDSQEVPEDLTHGYISTNQLAWAERELKRARDYEQ